From a single Spongiibacter taiwanensis genomic region:
- the arsB gene encoding ACR3 family arsenite efflux transporter, with the protein MGLFERYLSVWVGLCILAGLLLGQLFPGLFQLIASLEVAHVNLPVALFIWVMIFPMMVQVDFSAIKDIGAKPKGLLLTLVINWLIKPFTMAALGWLFFRVLFADLVDPATASEYIAGMILLGVAPCTAMVFVWSQLTKGDPNYTLVQVSVNDIIMIFAFAPIAAFLLGVSDVSVPWDTLLLSVVLYVVIPLVAGVLTRRALDSANDHQRLNRFLATVKPVSISGLLATVVLLFGFQAETIISKPVAIVLIAIPLLIQSYGIFAIAYLGAKSLKLPHNIAAPACMIGTSNFFELAVAVAISLFGLNSGAALATVVGVLVEVPVMLSLVALANRTRHWFDEPGR; encoded by the coding sequence ATGGGACTTTTTGAACGTTATCTTAGTGTCTGGGTCGGGCTGTGTATTCTGGCTGGCCTGTTGCTGGGGCAACTCTTCCCCGGGCTGTTTCAGCTGATTGCCTCACTGGAAGTAGCCCATGTGAACCTGCCCGTGGCGCTGTTTATCTGGGTGATGATTTTCCCGATGATGGTGCAGGTGGATTTCTCCGCCATCAAAGACATTGGTGCCAAACCCAAGGGCCTGCTGCTGACATTGGTGATTAACTGGCTGATCAAGCCCTTTACTATGGCGGCATTGGGCTGGCTGTTCTTTCGGGTGTTGTTTGCCGACCTGGTCGACCCCGCCACCGCCAGCGAATACATTGCCGGCATGATCCTGCTCGGTGTGGCGCCCTGCACGGCAATGGTGTTTGTCTGGAGCCAACTTACCAAAGGTGATCCCAATTACACCCTGGTACAAGTGTCGGTAAACGACATAATTATGATCTTTGCCTTTGCACCCATTGCGGCCTTTTTGCTCGGTGTCAGCGATGTCAGTGTGCCCTGGGATACCCTGCTGTTATCGGTTGTGCTGTATGTGGTGATACCACTGGTGGCCGGGGTATTAACTCGCCGGGCGCTGGACAGCGCCAATGACCACCAGCGCCTGAACCGATTTTTGGCCACAGTAAAACCCGTATCCATTTCAGGCCTGCTGGCCACAGTGGTGCTGCTGTTTGGCTTTCAGGCAGAGACGATTATCAGCAAGCCGGTGGCCATTGTCTTGATTGCCATCCCCCTGCTGATTCAGAGCTACGGCATTTTTGCCATCGCCTACCTCGGCGCAAAAAGTCTGAAGCTACCCCACAATATCGCCGCCCCCGCTTGCATGATTGGCACCTCTAACTTTTTTGAGCTGGCGGTGGCGGTGGCCATTTCGCTGTTCGGCCTCAATTCCGGCGCCGCACTCGCAACAGTAGTGGGTGTGTTAGTAGAGGTGCCAGTCATGTTGTCACTGGTCGCCCTGGCCAACCGGACCCGGCATTGGTTTGACGAGCCGGGGCGTTGA
- a CDS encoding arsenate reductase ArsC yields MKILFICTHNRCRSILSEAICNHVGGAELQGVSAGSQPVGEVHPLSLKFLAERGVSTAGLRSKSWQDFADDQPDLAITVCDSAAGESCPLWMGNCPKVHWGLPDPSRLEGDENTLREAFFAVMDCIEARLKALLATDLSNGDAASIKAVMASIAEQIPAPQFTTGESH; encoded by the coding sequence ATGAAAATTCTCTTTATCTGCACCCATAACCGCTGCCGCAGTATTCTCAGCGAAGCCATCTGCAATCATGTGGGCGGCGCCGAACTGCAAGGGGTCAGCGCCGGCAGCCAACCTGTGGGGGAGGTGCACCCCCTGTCCCTCAAGTTCCTGGCGGAGCGCGGTGTCAGCACCGCGGGGCTGCGCAGCAAATCCTGGCAGGATTTTGCCGACGACCAACCCGATCTGGCCATCACCGTGTGTGACAGCGCTGCCGGCGAGAGCTGCCCTCTGTGGATGGGCAACTGCCCGAAAGTACATTGGGGGCTGCCAGACCCGTCGAGGCTGGAAGGGGATGAAAACACCTTGCGCGAGGCGTTCTTTGCAGTCATGGATTGCATTGAGGCGCGCCTTAAGGCGCTGCTGGCCACCGACCTTAGCAACGGGGATGCAGCCTCAATCAAGGCCGTGATGGCCAGCATTGCCGAGCAAATTCCCGCGCCCCAATTCACCACCGGAGAATCGCACTGA
- a CDS encoding metalloregulator ArsR/SmtB family transcription factor gives MSSTQFFKCLSDETRLLSTLLIFQQGELCVCELMEALEESQPKISRHLAQLRSCGILSDRRDKQWVYYALSPSLPEWTQQVLGAAVDANQTQLKACSDRLHRMSCRPQRCP, from the coding sequence ATCAGTTCAACTCAGTTTTTTAAATGCCTCTCCGACGAGACGCGGCTGCTGTCCACCCTCCTTATTTTTCAGCAGGGCGAGCTTTGCGTTTGCGAGTTGATGGAGGCCCTTGAGGAAAGTCAGCCGAAAATCTCCCGGCACCTGGCGCAGCTGCGCAGTTGCGGGATTCTCTCTGACCGCCGTGACAAGCAATGGGTGTATTACGCCTTGAGCCCGAGCCTGCCGGAGTGGACCCAGCAAGTGCTGGGCGCTGCTGTCGATGCCAACCAGACCCAGCTGAAGGCCTGCAGTGATCGGCTCCACCGCATGTCCTGCCGCCCACAACGTTGCCCATAG
- a CDS encoding NADP(H)-dependent aldo-keto reductase, protein MKYRTLGTSQISVSELCLGTMTWGEQNTQEQAFEQLDYALSRGINFIDTAEMYPVPPKASTQGQTEIILGEWFRQCGRRADVVLATKAAGPGHAHIRDGKGLNRDAVLRAIEGNLARLQTDHIDLYQIHWPNRSANFFGQLGYTHADGGDAEAELHDILGALAELVAQGVVNQVGISNETPWGLMTYLRLAAQYDLPRVASIQNPYNLLNRTFEIGLAEMAIREKVGLLAYSPMAFGVLSGKYRHGQRPADGRITLFERFQRYAKPEAVAATEQYCQLAERHQLDPAQLALAFVTRQPFVTSNIIGATTMDQLKANIDSADLVLSDEVLAEINTIHQAQPNPAP, encoded by the coding sequence ATGAAGTACCGAACATTGGGAACGAGCCAGATCAGTGTCAGCGAGCTGTGTCTGGGTACCATGACCTGGGGCGAACAGAACACCCAGGAGCAGGCCTTCGAGCAGCTGGATTATGCCCTGTCTCGGGGGATTAACTTTATTGATACGGCAGAAATGTATCCTGTTCCTCCTAAGGCCAGCACCCAGGGGCAGACTGAAATCATATTGGGCGAGTGGTTTCGCCAGTGCGGCCGGCGCGCTGATGTGGTGTTGGCGACCAAGGCTGCGGGTCCCGGTCACGCCCATATTCGCGATGGCAAAGGGCTGAACCGAGACGCGGTACTGCGCGCCATTGAGGGGAATCTGGCGCGTCTGCAAACCGATCATATCGACCTGTATCAAATTCACTGGCCCAATCGCAGCGCCAATTTTTTTGGTCAGCTGGGATATACCCACGCAGATGGAGGCGATGCGGAGGCAGAGCTTCACGACATTCTCGGCGCCCTGGCCGAGCTGGTTGCCCAGGGTGTGGTTAACCAAGTGGGCATCAGCAACGAGACGCCCTGGGGCCTGATGACCTATCTGCGACTTGCCGCCCAGTATGATCTGCCCCGGGTCGCCAGCATTCAAAATCCTTACAACCTGTTGAATCGGACCTTTGAAATCGGTCTGGCAGAAATGGCGATTCGCGAAAAAGTGGGCCTGCTTGCCTATTCGCCCATGGCCTTTGGTGTGCTCAGCGGCAAGTACCGGCATGGGCAGCGCCCGGCCGATGGCCGCATTACTCTGTTCGAGCGGTTTCAGCGCTATGCCAAGCCGGAGGCGGTGGCGGCCACCGAGCAATACTGCCAGTTGGCGGAGCGCCACCAGTTAGACCCGGCGCAACTGGCCTTGGCCTTTGTCACCCGTCAGCCCTTTGTGACCAGCAATATTATCGGTGCCACCACCATGGACCAGCTGAAAGCCAACATTGATAGTGCCGACCTGGTGCTAAGCGATGAAGTGTTAGCGGAAATCAATACGATTCATCAAGCCCAGCCAAACCCCGCGCCCTAA
- a CDS encoding TonB-dependent receptor gives MFLPPRPFATALATLLPPLASTVVYANEPPHKIEEVVVTGDLLQRQTLETVSSISVVSEQQIAARNIRDLYDLLLRTPNVNAAKEDKFSVRGISNEGIGPGGTGRPTVSVFIDGARQPGRGVGNTWDIEQVAFYRGPQSTAFGPGSLAGAIVLKSKDPSHEEYSGHLKVGAANDYGREVGVAVGGPLVGGFAFRYAAETNQTDGEVTNTTLNDDQWQARDRYLQRAKLAWEGVEWYSAMLTYQQTKLREGNEYLPPERAESRQSTDNVDGFYNDNSELLLLKQNIRFSDQLDLEILTSRSESDNARKGDYDISEEDRGQFVNVTKIENRTLEMRLHMRPDWGRGVLGAYFSEDELTGSSVNTGVPYSLSGAEVKADADLLAARSADTKALYGEADIDLTQRLTLTVGARHEQNDASNRSAFIVTGAQLIDPVTGSPVPGDVSPLLKPLLDSDATAPSDDTVFLPKLALSYQFTDSLSSFITAVRGYRAGSVDFVSDGESPTYGPEYTTNIDLGVKMAWQTWYAQASLFRVDYDDMQVGTRVDASTFRTDNAGEARAQGVELEFSGELGAGFSLFGGIGYTDTKFVDYQDDDVDFSGNEFPNAPQLTANLTLQYQHHLGWFADLSWARTDGSFTDRENTPFMMADARDLLGARFGWEGEHVTLEVYGQNLTDEFYITDRFASSSLGINAVFVGDPKEYGARLRYRF, from the coding sequence ATGTTTTTGCCACCCCGCCCCTTTGCCACCGCACTTGCTACCCTGCTACCCCCCCTTGCCAGCACTGTGGTCTATGCCAATGAGCCTCCTCACAAGATCGAAGAAGTCGTCGTTACCGGCGATTTGCTGCAGCGTCAAACGCTGGAGACCGTCTCCAGCATCAGCGTGGTTAGCGAGCAACAAATTGCCGCCCGCAATATTCGGGATCTCTATGACCTGCTGCTGCGCACGCCAAACGTCAATGCCGCCAAAGAGGACAAGTTCTCGGTGAGAGGCATATCCAACGAAGGTATTGGTCCCGGCGGCACCGGCCGCCCCACGGTGAGCGTGTTTATCGATGGCGCCCGGCAACCAGGACGAGGCGTCGGCAACACCTGGGATATTGAGCAGGTCGCGTTTTATCGTGGCCCTCAATCCACCGCGTTTGGCCCCGGCTCACTGGCCGGGGCCATCGTACTGAAGTCCAAGGACCCGTCCCACGAGGAGTACAGCGGCCACCTAAAAGTTGGGGCCGCCAATGACTACGGGCGGGAGGTTGGCGTCGCGGTGGGCGGCCCCTTGGTCGGCGGCTTTGCCTTCCGCTATGCCGCGGAAACCAATCAGACCGATGGCGAAGTCACTAACACCACCCTCAATGATGACCAATGGCAGGCCAGAGACCGGTATTTGCAGCGTGCCAAACTGGCCTGGGAGGGCGTCGAATGGTACAGCGCCATGCTCACCTACCAGCAGACCAAGCTGCGGGAGGGCAACGAGTACCTGCCACCCGAGCGCGCTGAAAGCCGCCAATCCACTGACAATGTGGATGGCTTTTACAACGACAACAGTGAGTTGCTGCTGTTGAAGCAAAATATTCGCTTCAGCGACCAGCTCGATCTGGAAATACTGACGAGCCGCAGCGAATCCGATAATGCCCGTAAGGGCGACTATGACATCTCCGAGGAAGACCGCGGTCAATTTGTCAATGTCACCAAAATCGAAAATCGCACATTGGAAATGCGGCTGCATATGAGGCCGGATTGGGGGCGTGGCGTGCTGGGCGCTTATTTTAGTGAAGATGAGCTGACAGGCAGTTCGGTCAATACCGGCGTGCCCTACAGCCTCAGTGGCGCCGAAGTCAAAGCCGATGCAGACCTGCTGGCGGCCCGCAGTGCCGACACTAAAGCCCTGTACGGCGAAGCAGACATTGACCTGACCCAACGCCTGACGCTCACTGTAGGCGCTCGCCACGAGCAAAACGACGCCAGCAACCGGAGCGCGTTCATTGTCACCGGGGCGCAACTTATTGACCCGGTTACTGGCAGCCCGGTGCCCGGCGACGTCAGCCCACTCCTAAAACCACTGCTCGACAGCGACGCCACCGCGCCCAGCGATGACACGGTATTTCTGCCCAAACTGGCCCTGAGCTATCAATTCACCGACTCGCTAAGCAGCTTTATCACTGCCGTTCGCGGCTACCGAGCCGGTTCAGTGGATTTTGTCAGCGATGGCGAATCCCCCACCTACGGCCCGGAATACACCACCAACATCGACCTCGGCGTAAAAATGGCCTGGCAAACCTGGTATGCCCAGGCAAGCCTGTTTCGAGTCGATTACGACGACATGCAAGTCGGCACCAGAGTGGATGCCTCCACCTTCAGAACCGACAACGCGGGCGAAGCGCGGGCGCAAGGTGTTGAACTGGAGTTTTCCGGGGAGCTGGGCGCAGGCTTCAGCCTCTTTGGCGGCATTGGCTACACCGACACCAAGTTTGTTGACTACCAGGATGACGACGTCGACTTTAGTGGCAACGAATTTCCGAATGCGCCACAGCTTACCGCCAATCTCACCCTGCAATATCAGCATCATCTTGGCTGGTTCGCCGATCTCAGCTGGGCCCGCACCGATGGCAGTTTCACTGACAGGGAGAACACCCCCTTCATGATGGCCGACGCCCGGGATCTGCTGGGTGCGCGATTTGGCTGGGAAGGGGAACACGTGACCCTGGAAGTTTACGGCCAAAACCTGACCGATGAGTTCTACATTACCGACCGTTTTGCCAGCAGCTCGCTGGGCATTAACGCCGTCTTTGTCGGTGACCCCAAAGAATACGGCGCGCGCCTGCGCTACCGATTCTAA
- a CDS encoding PepSY-associated TM helix domain-containing protein: MERLYPLLWRWHFVVGLLCAPFLLTLSITGALYAFQSQLEPVLEAEWQRLAPCADCQASAVSAQIAAAQAQYPGLELEHYGRYRDPSRSAVVFLKDAASDEHRMVWVNPYTLEVLGSRLETSGFFATVFHLHTRLLAGEPGRWLIELATSWVFVTLLMGLLLWWPRRAKKAGGWVPRVRSQGRRFWRDLHAVGGFYLLPVALVIVYTGLLFSPVAGKALLAEMALAGQIPDAFMSPPKVEAQPDQTPLGIDDLTTDFLEDAPAADWFISFPHEPGDPTVISVREALPWNTRIVYYNHYSGERLAELKWDGLAPGAKALLLFFPLHTGLILGWPTQVLAMLVALGLAGLVGSGIGMWWLRRRPGELGLPRLREVPRLGWFFYASLLLLAVAMPLFCISFLAVALGVWLARRFRSST, from the coding sequence ATGGAACGCCTTTATCCTCTTCTCTGGCGCTGGCACTTTGTTGTGGGTTTGCTGTGCGCGCCGTTTTTGCTGACCCTCAGTATTACTGGCGCACTGTATGCTTTTCAGTCCCAGCTTGAGCCAGTGCTGGAAGCCGAGTGGCAACGCCTCGCGCCTTGTGCTGATTGTCAGGCCAGCGCGGTATCTGCGCAGATTGCTGCGGCCCAGGCCCAATATCCTGGTCTGGAGCTAGAGCACTACGGGCGCTACCGAGACCCTTCCCGCAGTGCCGTCGTGTTTCTGAAAGATGCCGCCAGCGACGAGCATCGCATGGTGTGGGTGAATCCTTATACGCTTGAGGTACTGGGCAGCCGTCTGGAAACCAGCGGGTTTTTTGCCACGGTGTTTCATCTGCATACCCGCTTGCTGGCCGGGGAGCCGGGCCGTTGGTTGATCGAGCTGGCGACCAGCTGGGTCTTTGTCACCCTGTTGATGGGCTTGCTGCTGTGGTGGCCCCGGCGGGCTAAAAAGGCCGGCGGCTGGGTGCCCCGAGTCCGCAGCCAGGGGCGCCGATTTTGGCGGGACCTGCATGCCGTCGGCGGCTTTTACCTCCTTCCGGTGGCGCTGGTGATTGTCTATACCGGATTGCTGTTTTCACCGGTGGCAGGCAAGGCCCTGCTGGCGGAAATGGCGTTGGCGGGGCAGATTCCCGACGCGTTTATGTCGCCCCCTAAGGTGGAGGCCCAGCCCGACCAAACGCCGCTTGGCATCGATGATCTGACGACAGACTTTCTCGAGGACGCTCCGGCGGCGGACTGGTTTATCAGCTTTCCCCATGAGCCTGGCGATCCAACCGTGATTAGCGTTCGAGAAGCGCTGCCCTGGAACACCCGCATTGTTTATTACAACCACTACTCCGGCGAGCGTTTGGCGGAGCTAAAGTGGGACGGCCTGGCGCCGGGGGCAAAGGCCTTGCTGCTGTTCTTCCCCCTGCATACGGGCTTGATACTGGGGTGGCCGACGCAGGTGTTGGCCATGCTTGTCGCCCTTGGGCTCGCCGGTCTGGTGGGCAGTGGTATTGGCATGTGGTGGCTGCGGCGTCGCCCCGGTGAGCTGGGCTTGCCCCGACTGCGCGAAGTGCCGCGACTGGGCTGGTTTTTTTACGCTAGCCTGCTGCTGTTGGCGGTGGCCATGCCGCTGTTTTGCATCAGTTTTTTGGCGGTTGCATTGGGTGTTTGGCTGGCCAGGCGATTCCGTTCATCAACCTGA
- a CDS encoding class I SAM-dependent rRNA methyltransferase, with translation MSLPILRLAKNEERRLRSGHLWIYSNEVDKQASPLKSFTPGEQVLVESSQGKTMGVAYVNPQSLICARLLSSGSAEFDRPQLIARIRNALALREQLFAHPCYRLIYGESDLLPGLVVDRFGDHLSVQLNTAGMEAMKDRVIEALIKVLSPKSILLRNDAGVRQLEGLPSEVLNAYGEVPETVELIENGVRFLAPLASGQKTGWFYDQRPNREWLRPLVPGKRVLDVFSYVGSFGVQAASFGAADVVCSDISAKALDMVHENATLNGVADKVSSIEGDAFTAMKSLKEADERFDVIIVDPPAFIKRKKDQKEGILAYRRIYELAMRLLNNGGYLISGSCSMHMPREELLEVIRAGSRHIDRHAQILAEGMQGADHPVHPAIPETRYLKAVLSRISHS, from the coding sequence ATGTCACTCCCCATTCTCCGGCTGGCCAAAAATGAAGAACGGCGCTTGCGCAGCGGCCACCTGTGGATCTACAGCAATGAGGTCGACAAACAGGCCTCGCCGCTCAAATCCTTTACCCCGGGCGAGCAGGTACTGGTGGAATCCAGCCAGGGCAAAACCATGGGGGTGGCCTATGTAAACCCCCAGTCGCTCATCTGCGCTCGCCTGTTATCGTCGGGCAGTGCCGAGTTTGACCGGCCCCAGCTGATTGCTCGTATCCGCAATGCACTGGCGCTGCGCGAACAGTTGTTTGCCCACCCCTGCTATCGATTGATCTACGGTGAAAGCGATCTGCTGCCCGGGCTGGTGGTAGACCGCTTTGGCGATCATCTTTCGGTGCAGCTCAACACGGCGGGCATGGAGGCCATGAAAGACAGGGTGATTGAGGCGCTCATCAAAGTGCTGTCCCCCAAGTCTATTTTGCTGCGCAATGATGCTGGAGTTCGCCAGCTGGAGGGCTTGCCCTCGGAGGTGCTCAACGCCTATGGCGAGGTGCCCGAGACCGTTGAGCTGATTGAGAACGGCGTGCGCTTTCTCGCCCCGCTGGCCAGCGGTCAGAAAACGGGTTGGTTTTATGACCAGCGCCCCAATCGGGAATGGCTGCGGCCCTTAGTGCCCGGCAAGCGGGTGCTGGACGTGTTCAGTTATGTCGGCAGCTTTGGTGTGCAGGCGGCCAGCTTCGGCGCCGCCGATGTGGTGTGCAGCGATATCTCCGCCAAGGCCCTGGATATGGTCCACGAAAACGCCACCCTCAACGGCGTTGCCGACAAGGTCAGCAGCATTGAAGGGGATGCCTTCACCGCGATGAAATCATTGAAAGAAGCCGACGAGCGCTTTGATGTGATCATTGTTGACCCACCCGCCTTTATAAAACGCAAAAAAGATCAGAAAGAAGGCATCCTCGCCTACCGGCGCATTTACGAACTGGCAATGCGTTTGCTGAACAACGGCGGGTATTTGATTTCAGGCTCGTGCTCCATGCATATGCCCCGGGAGGAGCTGCTGGAAGTAATTCGCGCCGGCTCCCGACACATTGATCGCCACGCCCAGATTCTGGCCGAGGGCATGCAGGGGGCCGATCACCCGGTGCACCCCGCCATTCCCGAGACCCGCTACCTCAAGGCCGTGCTGAGTCGCATCAGCCACAGCTAG
- a CDS encoding tetratricopeptide repeat protein — MPTRGHAQEPTPEQLRQAVQFHMEAAKQGDANAQLMVSQAYWNGWGVSQHHDIAIRWLKKSADQNYPPALTDYGHRLLTGTGVTTNINEGLALLDKASAAGFAHAKVVLGAYYLNLTLDHQVVDASKGEQYLREAVALGDSNAMMYLGVMYLLGVEPGANLNAPVQTDKALHWLTKSAEALNLNAMLTLGRFYQEPGFQQQNAERAYFWFYLVKQITGSVADGLVRAELSLSKAKRAKVLDEVEAWLKVRESLVQAGE; from the coding sequence TTGCCAACGCGGGGACATGCTCAGGAGCCCACCCCGGAGCAGCTTCGGCAAGCCGTTCAATTCCACATGGAGGCGGCCAAGCAAGGCGATGCCAACGCCCAGCTGATGGTCTCCCAGGCTTACTGGAACGGCTGGGGTGTGTCCCAGCACCATGACATTGCCATTCGCTGGCTCAAGAAATCCGCTGACCAAAACTATCCCCCTGCCCTGACCGACTATGGCCATCGCTTACTCACCGGAACCGGGGTCACTACCAATATCAATGAAGGGCTCGCCCTGCTCGACAAAGCCTCGGCTGCCGGTTTCGCTCATGCCAAAGTGGTGCTGGGGGCCTACTACCTCAACCTCACCCTTGACCACCAAGTCGTCGATGCCAGCAAAGGCGAACAATACCTGCGCGAGGCCGTCGCCTTGGGCGACTCCAACGCCATGATGTACCTCGGCGTAATGTACCTGTTGGGGGTAGAGCCGGGCGCCAACCTAAACGCCCCGGTCCAGACGGATAAAGCCCTGCACTGGCTGACCAAATCCGCCGAAGCCCTGAACCTCAATGCCATGCTCACCCTTGGCCGCTTCTACCAGGAACCCGGCTTTCAGCAGCAGAACGCCGAGCGTGCCTACTTCTGGTTTTATCTGGTCAAACAGATTACGGGCAGCGTGGCCGATGGCCTGGTCAGAGCCGAGCTCAGCTTGAGTAAGGCAAAGCGGGCTAAAGTGCTGGATGAGGTTGAGGCTTGGCTTAAGGTGCGGGAGAGTCTGGTTCAGGCGGGTGAATAG
- a CDS encoding carboxymuconolactone decarboxylase family protein, with the protein MSSNNQKYQQGLAVRREVMGDAFVDKALNAATDFTMPLQEMVTANAWGETWVRDGLSRQTRSLITIATLAALKASTELKGHVRGALRNGCSVEEIQEVLLHSTVYCGMPSGIEAFRSAKEAIEEWQAEQG; encoded by the coding sequence ATGAGCAGTAACAATCAGAAGTACCAGCAAGGTTTGGCAGTTCGCCGAGAGGTAATGGGCGATGCCTTTGTGGACAAGGCGCTGAACGCGGCCACGGATTTCACCATGCCTTTGCAAGAAATGGTGACGGCCAATGCCTGGGGCGAGACCTGGGTGAGGGATGGCTTGTCGCGGCAGACCCGCAGTCTGATCACCATTGCCACCCTGGCGGCGTTGAAAGCGTCAACGGAGTTAAAAGGCCATGTGCGCGGCGCGCTGCGCAATGGCTGCTCGGTGGAGGAGATTCAGGAGGTGCTGCTGCACTCTACGGTGTATTGCGGCATGCCGTCGGGGATCGAGGCCTTTCGCTCTGCCAAGGAGGCCATTGAAGAGTGGCAGGCAGAACAGGGCTAG
- a CDS encoding encapsulin-associated ferritin-like protein, with protein sequence MANEGYHEPIDELTDETRDMHRAITSLMEELEAVDWYNQRMDACKDEELKAILKHNRDEEKEHAAMVLEWIRRRDPTLNDELKDYLFTDKKIAHD encoded by the coding sequence ATGGCAAACGAGGGTTATCACGAGCCGATTGACGAGTTGACTGATGAAACGCGGGATATGCACCGTGCCATTACGTCGCTGATGGAAGAATTAGAAGCGGTAGATTGGTACAACCAGCGCATGGATGCCTGCAAGGATGAAGAGCTGAAAGCGATTCTGAAACACAACCGGGATGAGGAAAAAGAGCACGCCGCCATGGTGCTGGAATGGATTCGTCGCCGCGACCCGACCTTGAACGACGAGCTGAAAGATTACCTGTTTACCGATAAGAAAATTGCCCACGATTGA
- a CDS encoding DUF2007 domain-containing protein codes for MLTTVARFSFPYEAQIARARLDAEGIPAFVADEQTINMQWLFSNALGGVRLQVPSAYEARAREVLAEDLSAEVDAEQGTAPARCARCGSENVAPFQRGRRWAFLVFLGLDFPLFPVKNTRKCSDCGHLESP; via the coding sequence ATGTTGACGACAGTCGCAAGATTTTCATTTCCCTATGAAGCCCAGATCGCCCGGGCGCGTCTGGATGCGGAGGGCATTCCCGCGTTTGTGGCCGATGAACAGACCATCAATATGCAGTGGCTGTTTTCCAATGCGCTGGGCGGGGTTCGGCTTCAGGTGCCCTCGGCTTATGAAGCCCGGGCCCGCGAGGTTCTCGCGGAGGACTTGTCGGCGGAGGTGGATGCGGAGCAGGGAACAGCGCCGGCACGTTGTGCCCGCTGTGGCAGTGAGAATGTGGCGCCGTTTCAGCGGGGGCGACGCTGGGCTTTTTTAGTATTTCTGGGGTTGGATTTTCCGCTGTTTCCGGTGAAGAACACGCGCAAGTGCAGCGACTGTGGTCACCTGGAGTCGCCCTAG
- a CDS encoding methyltransferase — MPHRQRLAIEPMPSITPAQAHQIDTLLLRHQALWRSHSYGIHCPDWLPDHPELTHRLLSLSDQVVQQLQADDSALLATAADCFADAQQIQDIIQPFQWRDAPLPSEEPPSGIPGRKWQQIRHFLGRARYLEKNTEQKSNTIIEWCSGKAHLGRAAHSLTGQPVLGLEIDPDLVAAANRHYEGTGITVAQCDVLSDAVRQYLTPPPTTILALHACGGLHQRLLTSTSEQQCPHIVLAPCCYHRFNAGYRALSCPLRDSNLQLENHDLRSAVRQSCTARAGEIHQRRELQAGQLAFRVLLQDNGLDPAMPLPSLKHPGRSKVQEGDDLAGLFDTYAQRKDITPRLRRAQEDYRALGQSLLARAERLELARMLFRRLLELRCVFDSALYLQERGYQCAVEAFCPPGLSPRNLLISATKSP, encoded by the coding sequence ATGCCGCATCGTCAGCGCCTTGCCATCGAGCCAATGCCCTCAATCACCCCCGCCCAAGCTCATCAGATCGACACGTTGCTGCTGCGGCATCAGGCGCTGTGGCGCAGCCATAGCTACGGCATTCACTGCCCGGACTGGTTGCCGGATCACCCAGAACTTACCCATCGGCTCCTGTCCCTGTCAGATCAGGTGGTACAGCAACTGCAAGCCGATGACAGCGCGCTGCTCGCCACCGCGGCCGATTGCTTCGCAGATGCCCAGCAGATCCAGGACATCATTCAGCCCTTTCAATGGCGGGATGCCCCGCTGCCCTCAGAAGAGCCGCCCAGCGGTATTCCCGGCAGAAAATGGCAACAGATTCGGCATTTCCTTGGTCGCGCAAGGTACCTCGAAAAAAACACGGAGCAGAAGTCTAACACCATTATAGAGTGGTGCAGTGGCAAGGCCCATTTGGGGCGCGCCGCGCACTCGCTCACCGGCCAGCCCGTGCTCGGGCTCGAAATCGACCCCGACTTAGTCGCCGCAGCAAACCGGCACTATGAGGGCACTGGCATCACCGTCGCCCAGTGCGATGTTCTCAGCGACGCGGTCCGGCAATACCTGACACCGCCGCCCACCACCATCCTGGCATTACATGCCTGCGGCGGCCTCCACCAACGGCTGCTGACCAGCACCAGCGAGCAGCAATGCCCCCACATTGTCCTTGCGCCTTGTTGTTATCACCGCTTCAACGCCGGTTACCGCGCTTTATCCTGCCCCTTGCGTGACAGCAATCTTCAACTAGAAAACCACGACCTGCGCAGCGCCGTGCGCCAAAGCTGCACTGCCCGGGCGGGCGAAATCCATCAACGACGTGAACTGCAAGCCGGCCAGCTGGCGTTCAGAGTCTTATTACAAGACAACGGCCTTGATCCCGCCATGCCCCTTCCCAGCCTCAAACACCCAGGCCGCTCAAAAGTGCAGGAAGGTGACGATCTGGCAGGGCTGTTTGACACCTACGCGCAGCGCAAAGACATCACCCCCCGTCTGCGGCGCGCCCAGGAAGACTACCGGGCGCTCGGGCAATCGTTACTGGCCCGGGCCGAACGCCTGGAGCTGGCCAGAATGCTGTTTAGACGACTACTGGAATTGCGCTGCGTGTTCGATAGCGCCTTGTATTTGCAGGAGAGGGGTTATCAATGCGCGGTAGAGGCCTTTTGCCCACCCGGTCTCAGCCCCCGAAATTTGCTTATCAGCGCAACAAAAAGCCCTTAA